A section of the Kribbella sp. HUAS MG21 genome encodes:
- a CDS encoding amidohydrolase family protein, which translates to MSDEVTQGWFDARVVTGAHPASLLPPTDLDAIAAHLDRFALSGALVSAMASWLHDPIGGNAEASAVAHALADRGVLACWTAVPATPGELDSLTALVDRAVDDGVAAFRIHPATHGFSPALLEELYAALQANGLPLCVDAADITWPDLATIATRYPDLPIVVGAVGYRKLRELWAALAANTNLYVDLVDFAAHQAVEWLAGQNLADRLVFATGLGVRDPGEGVVRLAWSGLDDATVRRIGAETGGRLFRRTAGARS; encoded by the coding sequence ATGAGTGACGAAGTGACCCAGGGCTGGTTCGACGCGCGGGTCGTGACCGGGGCGCATCCAGCCAGCCTGTTGCCGCCTACGGACCTGGACGCGATTGCCGCGCACCTGGATCGGTTCGCGCTGTCCGGTGCCCTGGTCAGCGCGATGGCGTCCTGGCTGCACGACCCGATCGGCGGCAACGCGGAAGCCTCCGCGGTCGCACACGCGCTGGCCGATCGCGGCGTCCTCGCCTGCTGGACCGCCGTCCCCGCCACCCCCGGCGAGCTCGACTCGCTGACCGCGTTGGTCGACCGGGCCGTCGACGACGGCGTCGCCGCCTTCCGCATCCATCCCGCGACGCACGGCTTCTCCCCCGCACTCCTCGAGGAGCTGTACGCCGCACTGCAAGCGAACGGCCTCCCCCTGTGCGTCGACGCCGCGGACATCACCTGGCCGGACCTGGCAACAATCGCGACCCGCTACCCCGACCTGCCGATCGTCGTCGGCGCCGTCGGCTACCGCAAGCTGCGCGAACTCTGGGCAGCGCTCGCCGCGAACACCAACCTGTACGTCGATCTCGTCGACTTCGCCGCCCACCAAGCCGTCGAGTGGCTGGCCGGTCAAAACCTGGCCGATCGGCTCGTGTTCGCGACCGGTCTCGGTGTCCGCGACCCCGGCGAAGGCGTCGTCCGGCTGGCGTGGTCCGGTCTCGACGACGCCACGGTCCGCCGGATCGGCGCGGAAACCGGCGGCCGGCTGTTCCGTCGTACCGCTGGAGCACGGTCGTGA
- a CDS encoding sugar ABC transporter permease has translation MPGLKGRVVGQHWYTPYVFMLPGLLFYAAMFAWPAVIAIQLAFSDYDIVHPVRFTGLDNFVRLAEDPRVWIALRNSLLFVLMFLPLTVVAPLFLAMLVNLKLRAIQAFRMLYYLPVITSMVAVAVAWRYVFNREGVVNWVLGLFGAAPTDFLLDRHWALPTVVLLEAWKNAGLFMMIYLAGLQAVPSDQLEAATIDGASGWQRLLHVVVPSLRPTFAVTLVLSMLEAMRAFESVYVLTRGGPLDSTLTLGYYIWSKAFEDYDMGYASAVGLLLWAIMIVLAGFNLLVTRRRDV, from the coding sequence ATGCCGGGTTTGAAGGGCCGCGTGGTCGGCCAGCACTGGTACACGCCGTACGTGTTCATGCTGCCCGGGCTGCTGTTCTACGCCGCGATGTTCGCCTGGCCGGCCGTGATCGCGATCCAGCTGGCGTTCTCGGACTACGACATCGTGCACCCGGTGCGCTTCACCGGCCTGGACAACTTCGTCCGGCTCGCGGAGGACCCGCGGGTCTGGATCGCGCTGCGGAACTCGCTGCTGTTCGTGCTGATGTTCCTGCCGCTGACCGTGGTGGCGCCGCTGTTCCTCGCGATGCTGGTGAACCTCAAGCTGCGCGCGATCCAGGCGTTCCGGATGCTCTACTACCTGCCGGTGATCACGTCGATGGTCGCCGTCGCGGTCGCCTGGCGGTACGTGTTCAACCGCGAAGGCGTCGTGAACTGGGTGCTCGGGCTGTTCGGCGCGGCGCCGACCGACTTCCTGCTGGACCGGCACTGGGCGCTGCCGACCGTCGTCCTGCTGGAGGCGTGGAAGAACGCCGGCCTGTTCATGATGATCTACCTCGCCGGGCTGCAGGCGGTGCCGTCGGACCAGCTCGAGGCGGCCACGATCGACGGCGCGAGCGGGTGGCAGCGGCTGCTGCACGTCGTCGTACCGTCGCTGCGGCCGACGTTCGCGGTGACGCTCGTGCTCAGCATGCTCGAGGCGATGCGGGCCTTCGAGTCCGTGTACGTGCTGACCCGCGGCGGGCCGCTCGACTCCACCCTCACCCTCGGCTACTACATCTGGTCGAAAGCCTTCGAGGACTACGACATGGGCTATGCGAGCGCCGTCGGCCTGTTGCTGTGGGCGATCATGATCGTCCTGGCCGGCTTCAACCTCCTGGTGACCCGGCGGAGGGACGTCTGA
- a CDS encoding amidohydrolase family protein codes for MIGRRPGHRVVDVHAHLGPYSLFFIPESDAASMVAVMELTGTDVTVLAANRAIQQDAHLGNTQSLAAVDAYPDRIAAYAVINPWQDPERELERLAGDERFVGIKVHPSLHRYPVTGARYAAVWEFAESTGCPVLSHSEHQSPYDAPAMFQAVAERYPGTSIVLGHAGITPPGVDEAIAAARRYESLWLEVCGSHMTGPLIRSMVDQVGSGRVLFGSDFPFIDQRMSLGRVVCAPLAESQRQDVLSGNARKLFRWRPLPGERGVDQ; via the coding sequence GTGATCGGGCGCCGGCCGGGGCATCGGGTCGTCGACGTGCACGCGCACCTCGGCCCGTACTCGCTGTTCTTCATCCCGGAGTCGGACGCCGCGTCGATGGTCGCGGTGATGGAACTGACCGGGACCGACGTCACCGTGCTGGCCGCGAACCGGGCGATCCAGCAGGACGCGCACCTCGGCAACACGCAGTCGCTCGCCGCCGTGGACGCCTACCCCGACCGCATCGCGGCGTACGCCGTGATCAACCCGTGGCAGGACCCGGAGCGGGAGCTCGAGCGGCTGGCCGGGGATGAGCGGTTCGTCGGGATCAAGGTGCACCCGTCGCTGCACCGCTACCCGGTGACCGGCGCGCGGTACGCCGCCGTGTGGGAGTTCGCCGAGTCGACCGGCTGTCCGGTGCTGAGCCACTCCGAGCACCAGTCGCCGTACGACGCGCCGGCGATGTTCCAGGCCGTCGCGGAGCGGTACCCGGGGACGTCGATCGTGCTCGGGCACGCCGGGATCACGCCGCCGGGGGTCGACGAGGCGATCGCGGCCGCGCGCCGCTACGAGTCGCTGTGGCTCGAGGTGTGCGGCTCGCACATGACCGGGCCGCTGATCCGGTCGATGGTCGACCAGGTGGGCAGCGGGCGGGTCCTGTTCGGGTCGGACTTCCCGTTCATCGACCAGCGGATGTCGCTGGGCCGGGTGGTCTGCGCACCGCTCGCGGAGAGTCAACGCCAAGATGTTCTCAGCGGGAACGCCCGCAAGCTGTTCCGGTGGCGGCCGCTACCGGGAGAACGAGGGGTTGACCAATGA
- a CDS encoding glutamate-1-semialdehyde 2,1-aminomutase, with the protein MQTQADRLYARAKRVIAGGVSSDARRAERPLFVDHARGAELWDVDGNRYLDYVLGQGPNLLGHAAPLVADAVSAQVRRGVAYAAQHELEAQVAERLCSMVPAAELVRFNSVGSEAVHGAIRLARGHTGRPKIVKFEGNYHGWLDPVLYSVHPDLALAGDARHPTAVGGTAGQPRHDADDLIVLPYNDLPAVASVLEQSGDEIAAVILEPLLCNTGCITPHPGYLEGLRDLTRQHGALLIFDEIITGFRVAPGGAGELLGVVPDLAAFGKAMAGGMQVSALAGSREVMGTIADGKVAHAGTFNSHPVAMAAADAVLRHLDENRSAVYPPLNAAGLRLMDGLRKAAERHGVPLLVDGPGPVFQTYITDQAAVTDYRSFAACDRAAMARFHAGLFAAGINIVPRGLWFLSTEHTADQVDETIEVADSVFASL; encoded by the coding sequence GTGCAGACCCAAGCCGACCGGCTCTACGCGCGCGCCAAGCGGGTGATCGCCGGTGGGGTGTCCAGCGACGCCCGCCGCGCCGAGCGGCCGCTGTTCGTCGACCACGCGCGCGGTGCCGAGCTGTGGGACGTGGACGGCAACCGCTACCTCGACTACGTCCTCGGCCAGGGCCCCAACCTGCTGGGCCACGCCGCACCGCTGGTCGCCGACGCGGTGTCCGCACAGGTACGCCGTGGTGTCGCCTACGCCGCACAACACGAGCTGGAGGCACAGGTGGCGGAACGCCTGTGCAGCATGGTCCCCGCGGCGGAGCTGGTGCGCTTCAACAGCGTTGGCTCGGAGGCGGTGCACGGAGCGATCAGACTGGCCCGCGGCCACACCGGCCGGCCGAAGATCGTGAAGTTCGAGGGGAACTACCACGGGTGGCTGGACCCCGTTCTCTACAGCGTGCACCCCGACCTGGCACTGGCCGGCGACGCCCGGCACCCCACCGCGGTCGGCGGTACGGCGGGCCAGCCGCGGCACGACGCGGACGACCTGATCGTGCTGCCGTACAACGACCTTCCCGCGGTCGCGTCGGTGCTGGAGCAGAGCGGGGACGAGATCGCCGCGGTCATCCTCGAGCCGCTGCTCTGCAACACCGGCTGCATCACGCCACACCCCGGTTATCTGGAAGGGCTTCGGGACCTCACCCGGCAGCACGGGGCCTTGCTGATCTTCGACGAGATCATCACCGGCTTCCGGGTCGCTCCGGGCGGTGCCGGCGAGTTGCTGGGCGTCGTACCCGATCTGGCCGCCTTCGGGAAGGCGATGGCCGGCGGGATGCAGGTCTCCGCGCTGGCCGGCTCGCGGGAGGTAATGGGCACGATTGCCGACGGCAAGGTCGCGCACGCCGGGACGTTCAACTCGCACCCGGTCGCGATGGCCGCCGCCGACGCCGTCCTCCGGCACCTCGACGAGAACCGGTCCGCGGTCTATCCCCCGCTGAACGCGGCCGGTCTGCGGTTGATGGACGGGTTGCGGAAAGCAGCGGAGCGGCACGGCGTACCGCTGCTGGTCGACGGGCCTGGTCCGGTGTTCCAGACGTACATCACTGACCAGGCCGCGGTGACCGACTACCGCTCGTTCGCTGCCTGCGACCGGGCCGCGATGGCTCGGTTCCACGCGGGGTTGTTCGCCGCCGGGATCAACATCGTCCCGCGTGGGTTGTGGTTCCTGTCCACCGAGCACACCGCGGACCAGGTCGACGAAACTATCGAGGTAGCGGACTCAGTGTTCGCTTCGCTGTAG
- a CDS encoding Gfo/Idh/MocA family oxidoreductase produces the protein MTETLRIGIVGAGIMGRGNALSLSGRSGAEITAVTSRSASSAERLADEIAGRGARPVVHADLGALLASDTVDAVVLTTPDDLHGEMMVRAAEAGKHILVEKPMTTSVAEADAAVKAIREQDVVAMCLFNHRWVPAYAQAHELLAGLGDGAVAYARKDDTIFVPTEMLSWADRTTCAWFLSSHDIDLMSWLLRDQVRRVYATARWGKLRSLGIDTPDAIQIQAEYSRGTVATFESAWIYPNTFPTTVDSYVTVVTDDGVVQVDRQKENVVLARADGYTYPRNMLQRVMHGVPAGAYADAIAHWVDCCRTGRQPLITIESSRNVTAVLEAAHLSIETRQPVDVSMLADPGAA, from the coding sequence GTGACGGAGACGCTGCGGATCGGGATCGTCGGCGCCGGGATCATGGGCCGGGGCAACGCGCTGTCGTTGTCCGGCCGGTCCGGCGCCGAGATCACCGCGGTGACCAGCCGGTCGGCGTCGTCGGCCGAGCGGCTGGCCGACGAGATCGCCGGACGGGGCGCTCGGCCTGTGGTGCATGCCGATCTCGGAGCGTTGCTGGCGAGCGACACCGTGGACGCCGTCGTACTGACCACGCCCGACGACCTGCACGGCGAGATGATGGTGCGCGCCGCGGAGGCCGGGAAGCACATCCTGGTGGAGAAGCCGATGACCACGTCGGTCGCGGAGGCGGACGCCGCGGTGAAGGCGATCCGCGAGCAGGACGTGGTCGCGATGTGCCTGTTCAACCACCGCTGGGTCCCGGCGTACGCGCAAGCGCACGAGCTGCTCGCCGGGCTCGGCGACGGCGCGGTCGCGTACGCCCGCAAGGACGACACGATCTTCGTACCGACCGAGATGCTCTCCTGGGCGGACCGCACGACGTGCGCGTGGTTCCTGTCCAGTCACGACATCGACCTGATGTCCTGGTTGCTCCGCGACCAGGTACGGCGGGTCTACGCCACCGCGCGCTGGGGCAAGCTCCGGTCGCTCGGCATCGACACCCCGGACGCGATCCAGATCCAGGCGGAGTACTCGCGCGGCACGGTGGCGACCTTCGAGTCGGCGTGGATCTACCCGAACACGTTCCCGACGACCGTCGACTCGTACGTCACGGTCGTCACCGACGACGGCGTGGTGCAGGTGGACCGGCAGAAGGAGAACGTCGTACTGGCACGTGCCGACGGGTACACGTACCCGCGGAACATGCTGCAGCGGGTGATGCACGGTGTCCCGGCCGGGGCGTACGCCGACGCGATCGCGCACTGGGTCGACTGCTGCCGCACCGGCCGGCAGCCGCTGATCACGATCGAGAGCAGCCGCAACGTCACCGCCGTACTCGAGGCCGCGCACCTGTCGATCGAGACGCGGCAGCCGGTCGACGTGTCGATGCTGGCCGATCCCGGGGCCGCATGA
- a CDS encoding extracellular solute-binding protein, which produces MARPLHRLRLTLVAALVLALAGCVSGSPAAGDDPKQSGDAYSGEIEWWTINLQKNYGPDIQKWIDAYQKEHPKVSIKWVDVPGQDITTKLLAAIASGKVPDVVNFTSATAGLFGGSMADLNGLFSAEDVAAYLPNLAEPLVADGKRIAIPWYNGGTSLAFYNKDLLAKAGFDPASPPKTYDEALALATKYHQATGKSATNFMAYSSVVQADGIPLLSEDGKTAAFNTPKTLALLEKFKPLYTSGVIAPGSLGENPRELPQSLENKLIAFNPAAVSSSLLNVEKNAPAVYSSIVVGPPVTGSDGKFYMPGQQVMGIPAKSDNQAAAAAWLKYVAAPEQQLALCKLVPIYPSSVKALADPFFTDISGTTPADQARKILIDTFKQSVDASMGSGNDEQLRQLFDDQVRAYMSGTKTAKQALDDAEKAWNDTLAKGK; this is translated from the coding sequence ATGGCCCGACCCCTGCACAGACTCCGGCTCACCCTCGTCGCCGCGCTCGTACTGGCCCTGGCCGGCTGCGTGTCCGGCAGCCCGGCCGCCGGCGACGACCCGAAGCAGTCCGGTGACGCGTACTCCGGTGAGATCGAGTGGTGGACGATCAACCTGCAGAAGAACTACGGGCCGGACATCCAGAAGTGGATCGACGCCTACCAGAAGGAACACCCGAAGGTCTCGATCAAGTGGGTCGACGTCCCGGGCCAGGACATCACCACGAAACTGCTGGCCGCGATCGCCAGCGGCAAGGTGCCGGACGTCGTCAACTTCACGTCCGCGACCGCCGGGTTGTTCGGCGGCTCGATGGCCGACCTGAACGGGCTGTTCAGCGCCGAGGACGTCGCGGCGTACCTGCCGAACCTCGCCGAGCCGCTGGTTGCCGACGGCAAGCGGATCGCGATCCCGTGGTACAACGGCGGCACCTCGCTGGCGTTCTACAACAAGGACCTGCTGGCCAAGGCCGGCTTCGATCCCGCGAGTCCGCCGAAGACGTACGACGAGGCGCTCGCGCTCGCCACGAAGTACCACCAGGCGACCGGCAAGTCGGCGACGAACTTCATGGCGTACTCCAGCGTCGTACAGGCCGACGGGATCCCGCTGCTGTCCGAGGACGGCAAGACCGCCGCCTTCAACACGCCGAAGACGCTGGCACTGCTGGAGAAGTTCAAGCCGCTCTACACCTCCGGCGTGATCGCCCCCGGCAGCCTCGGCGAGAACCCGCGGGAGCTGCCGCAGTCGCTGGAGAACAAGCTGATCGCGTTCAACCCGGCCGCGGTGTCGAGCTCACTGCTGAACGTGGAGAAGAACGCGCCCGCGGTCTACTCCTCGATCGTGGTCGGCCCGCCGGTGACCGGTTCCGACGGCAAGTTCTACATGCCCGGTCAGCAGGTGATGGGGATCCCGGCGAAGTCGGACAACCAGGCCGCCGCGGCCGCGTGGCTCAAGTACGTCGCCGCGCCCGAGCAGCAGCTCGCGCTCTGCAAGCTGGTGCCGATCTACCCGTCCTCGGTCAAGGCGCTCGCCGATCCGTTCTTCACCGACATCAGCGGGACGACGCCGGCCGACCAGGCGCGCAAGATCCTGATCGACACCTTCAAGCAGAGTGTGGACGCGTCGATGGGCTCCGGGAACGACGAGCAGCTGCGGCAGCTGTTCGACGACCAGGTGCGCGCGTACATGTCGGGGACCAAGACCGCGAAACAGGCACTGGACGACGCCGAGAAGGCGTGGAACGACACACTGGCGAAGGGTAAGTAG
- a CDS encoding alpha/beta hydrolase has protein sequence MTPKRILRRLSVAGAALVLLTPLTPAVAHAKSVVPKIAWGSCGSDPKLQPFQCASVEVPTDHDKPHGPTTTIALTRLPAGDPAHKIGTLFTNPGGPGGSGVDLVQQLGQQIYTPEVRAKFDILGFDPRGVSRSDPATCYPTEAEEAAALAKVPAFPVTAKEEREFIVEAAKEAVSCRLTSPDRLAHYSTANVARDMDLLRQAVGDEKLSYVGYSYGTYLGATYAKLFPNKIRALVLDGTLSPEWYSGSNGDRNPIGVRLRQGEGAYDAYEQFLAECKKAGTACALNQLGDPKAVVEGTLERLKTHPVQVTLPDGSLLTVTYALAVARTFSSLYDPIGYPALAATWVDLAQLSRPNRTKAAAKASQALIEWNRRKEDYYSIGNVLQPCVEAKQSGRPLAYPLYAAAADRRAPHFGRFRAWVGIHCEFLGIRDTDAFRGPWHNKVKEPVLVLGTRHDPATPYEATRPYADLYPDARMVTVEGWGHTTIGKSVCADRMITGYLTRLQAPADGATCRQDRKPFDPIPTAKRTLSPLPR, from the coding sequence ATGACGCCCAAAAGAATCCTTCGAAGACTGTCTGTCGCGGGCGCGGCCCTGGTGCTGCTGACGCCGTTGACGCCGGCAGTGGCCCACGCCAAATCCGTCGTACCGAAGATCGCGTGGGGCAGTTGTGGCAGCGATCCGAAGCTGCAGCCGTTCCAGTGCGCGTCCGTCGAGGTCCCGACCGACCACGACAAGCCGCACGGCCCGACCACCACGATCGCGCTGACCCGGCTCCCGGCCGGCGACCCGGCCCACAAGATCGGCACGCTGTTCACCAACCCCGGCGGTCCCGGCGGCTCCGGCGTCGACCTGGTGCAGCAGCTCGGTCAGCAGATCTACACACCGGAGGTCCGGGCGAAGTTCGACATCCTCGGCTTCGACCCACGCGGAGTGAGCCGTTCGGACCCGGCGACCTGCTACCCGACCGAGGCCGAGGAGGCGGCGGCGCTGGCCAAGGTCCCCGCGTTCCCGGTGACTGCGAAGGAGGAGCGCGAGTTCATCGTCGAGGCGGCGAAGGAAGCGGTCAGCTGCCGGCTCACGTCCCCTGACCGGCTCGCGCACTACTCGACCGCGAACGTCGCCCGGGACATGGACCTGCTGCGCCAGGCGGTCGGCGACGAGAAGCTGTCGTACGTCGGCTACTCGTACGGCACGTACCTCGGCGCGACGTACGCCAAGCTCTTCCCGAACAAGATCCGCGCACTGGTCCTCGACGGCACGCTGAGCCCCGAGTGGTACTCGGGTTCGAACGGCGACCGGAACCCGATCGGAGTACGCCTGAGACAAGGCGAGGGCGCGTACGACGCCTACGAGCAGTTCCTGGCCGAGTGCAAGAAGGCCGGCACAGCCTGCGCCCTGAACCAGCTCGGCGACCCGAAGGCAGTGGTGGAAGGGACACTGGAGCGGCTCAAGACACACCCGGTCCAGGTCACTCTCCCGGACGGCTCGCTGCTGACGGTGACCTACGCGCTGGCCGTCGCGAGGACCTTCTCGAGCCTCTACGACCCGATCGGCTACCCGGCTCTCGCCGCCACCTGGGTCGACCTGGCGCAGCTGTCGAGGCCCAACCGGACGAAGGCAGCAGCGAAGGCCTCGCAGGCACTGATCGAGTGGAACCGCCGCAAGGAGGACTACTACTCGATCGGCAACGTCCTGCAGCCGTGCGTCGAGGCGAAGCAGTCCGGCCGCCCGCTGGCCTACCCGTTGTACGCCGCCGCGGCCGACCGGCGCGCCCCGCACTTCGGCCGGTTCCGCGCGTGGGTCGGGATCCACTGCGAGTTCCTCGGCATCCGCGACACCGACGCGTTCCGCGGCCCGTGGCACAACAAGGTGAAGGAGCCCGTCCTGGTCCTCGGCACCCGTCACGACCCCGCCACCCCGTACGAGGCGACCAGGCCGTACGCCGACCTGTACCCGGACGCCCGGATGGTGACGGTCGAGGGCTGGGGCCACACCACGATCGGCAAGAGCGTCTGCGCCGACCGGATGATCACCGGCTACCTGACCCGGCTGCAGGCGCCCGCCGACGGCGCGACCTGCAGGCAGGACCGCAAGCCCTTCGACCCGATTCCTACAGCGAAGCGAACACTGAGTCCGCTACCTCGATAG
- a CDS encoding heparinase II/III family protein, which yields MSIGPEKPRHIDGRINRIGTDDLIKAFGSPAADLAGLRAFVGSQLRRPAWPLPEWAAATRPDAVLAAAAPLLEGVDVTGAGLGRSQLYGFHYLGWLAPGVQAWVMTGDERYLRAFEQHLHDWVAQRDSVTGEWPGLDVIWYSLGTWARCRSLLPALEVLTPSDLSDEVWGELVATLLGGARWAYDEHDVFRHGNWQLVCATELLHISAVLPALVESAAWAERARERIEEHLLLDIYPDGGHYERSPGYHRMVLTALQTAARIDPALAAHPRFAAMHTWMCELASSGGWMPHLQDSGIEWPAASLLRGSYLLNDPALAQVAAQWLTASEFAAEVATFPAWPGRQERWSAAAEVPELPRATVLPESGYTILRAQELRAVINHGPHIEHELESHSHRAVLDLVLDGWQQPLLWEAGGPPSYDDPGYQTWYQSGRGHNTVLVDDVELSTDRGVAVDPLVDTDVVAVFSGRHHGNGVEQARTVAMVREEPAYVVVTDRAEGAHTFRACWHALHPWRQVGPLAYDASAADGPGLLLIETGAPATTVHEATEGTARHPVLGRRTAEYGPLHSLTLARPTGDFTTLLIPHAGSTAGDVSVERVDGELVVALGETVDRIGPATWTRTVAGQLSWATGWGVRELGDFLRTSEPVDVVAREGRLELTCSARCGLWVRAGAEVRLNGIVIDAVVEGEWSHLTLPHAGPWTVDGVRYE from the coding sequence ATGAGTATCGGGCCGGAGAAGCCGCGGCACATCGACGGGCGGATCAACCGGATCGGGACGGACGACCTCATCAAGGCCTTCGGCTCGCCTGCTGCTGATCTGGCTGGGCTGCGAGCGTTCGTGGGTTCACAGCTGCGGCGACCGGCCTGGCCGTTGCCGGAGTGGGCGGCTGCTACCCGACCCGACGCTGTCCTCGCCGCGGCTGCACCGCTGCTCGAGGGCGTGGACGTCACGGGAGCCGGGCTTGGGCGGTCGCAGCTGTACGGCTTCCACTACCTCGGCTGGCTGGCACCAGGTGTGCAGGCGTGGGTGATGACAGGTGACGAGCGGTACCTGCGGGCGTTCGAGCAGCACCTGCACGACTGGGTCGCGCAGCGCGACTCGGTGACCGGTGAGTGGCCGGGGCTCGACGTCATCTGGTACTCGCTCGGCACGTGGGCCCGCTGCCGCAGCCTGCTGCCGGCACTGGAGGTGCTGACGCCCTCGGACCTGTCCGACGAGGTGTGGGGTGAGCTGGTCGCCACGCTCCTCGGCGGCGCGCGCTGGGCGTACGACGAGCATGACGTGTTCCGGCACGGCAACTGGCAGCTGGTGTGCGCGACCGAGCTGCTGCACATCAGCGCGGTACTGCCGGCCCTGGTGGAGTCGGCAGCGTGGGCGGAGCGTGCACGAGAGCGGATCGAGGAGCACCTGCTGCTGGACATTTATCCGGACGGCGGGCACTACGAGCGCTCACCTGGGTACCACAGGATGGTGTTGACCGCTCTGCAGACCGCTGCTCGCATCGATCCTGCTCTCGCGGCACATCCGCGGTTCGCTGCCATGCACACCTGGATGTGCGAGCTGGCGTCGTCCGGCGGCTGGATGCCGCACCTGCAGGACAGTGGGATCGAGTGGCCTGCTGCCTCGTTGCTGCGCGGCAGCTACCTGCTGAACGACCCTGCGCTGGCACAGGTCGCTGCGCAGTGGTTGACGGCGTCGGAGTTCGCCGCGGAGGTTGCGACGTTTCCGGCGTGGCCGGGGCGTCAGGAGCGGTGGTCGGCAGCAGCTGAGGTTCCTGAGTTGCCGCGGGCGACAGTGCTGCCCGAGTCGGGGTACACGATCCTGCGGGCGCAGGAGCTGCGGGCCGTGATCAACCACGGGCCGCACATCGAGCACGAGTTGGAGTCGCACTCGCATCGCGCCGTACTGGACCTGGTCCTCGACGGGTGGCAGCAGCCGCTGCTGTGGGAGGCGGGTGGTCCGCCGAGCTACGACGATCCCGGGTACCAGACGTGGTACCAGTCGGGTCGCGGCCACAACACCGTGCTGGTCGACGACGTAGAGCTCTCGACCGATCGTGGCGTGGCTGTCGATCCGCTCGTCGACACGGATGTGGTCGCGGTGTTCTCCGGGCGCCACCACGGGAACGGCGTGGAGCAGGCGCGGACCGTTGCGATGGTGCGCGAGGAGCCGGCGTACGTCGTCGTCACGGATCGCGCGGAGGGCGCGCACACGTTCCGCGCTTGCTGGCACGCACTGCATCCGTGGCGGCAGGTCGGACCGCTGGCGTACGACGCTTCCGCCGCTGACGGACCGGGCCTGTTGCTGATCGAGACGGGCGCCCCCGCAACCACCGTCCACGAGGCCACGGAAGGCACCGCTCGGCATCCAGTCCTGGGCCGGCGGACGGCTGAGTACGGCCCACTACATTCGCTCACCTTGGCGCGACCGACCGGCGACTTCACGACGCTCCTGATTCCGCACGCCGGTAGCACCGCCGGCGACGTATCAGTGGAACGTGTAGACGGTGAACTGGTCGTCGCCCTCGGCGAGACGGTCGACCGGATCGGCCCGGCGACCTGGACGCGCACCGTCGCCGGACAGTTGTCCTGGGCAACCGGTTGGGGTGTGCGGGAGCTCGGTGACTTCCTCCGTACGTCGGAACCGGTCGACGTCGTCGCGCGCGAGGGCCGGCTCGAACTCACCTGCTCGGCCCGCTGCGGCCTCTGGGTTCGAGCAGGTGCTGAGGTCCGCCTGAACGGCATCGTGATCGACGCAGTCGTTGAAGGCGAATGGTCACACCTGACGCTCCCGCACGCCGGGCCCTGGACCGTTGACGGGGTCCGGTATGAGTGA